The following coding sequences are from one Formosa haliotis window:
- a CDS encoding CBM96 family carbohydrate-binding protein, which translates to MKNYIFLMLMAMCVEFSAQNIQRLSPTDDTYADGGKSTEILGNTQSQQMWVKTGSSAAFTRMGFIKFDISGLSLADVGTAKLRLYCYDTQSTDMMISAFNIDETWSESTLTWDNQPVMISPSVRSQKVEENAYVEWQITRLVQDAVTLGKTSISLGLSDENGDNKLARFYTKESTDPNKPQLYISDEIEDYQALGTIEDAMVVGGSNANTNYGTDTGIQVKAGSSNNSFVKKGLLKFDLNQIDVNKVSTVGTARLRLYFTSSNNSTPDLDLSILPVENTWDEETVTWNSYPAFIDTNPLRTTEVLPGELNKYYEWDISAYVIAKLAEAGDGGVLSLTVLDLAGDNNGLTFYSKEAANFHPMLELLEEPTNVSPPSTAITGIHYLDFLNGDDANNGNSPATAWKTLSKLNASTFGAGARILFKTGQSWTGTLKLKGSGEAGNPIVVASYGKGAKPIIHGAGASETIHLDGNEYVEIRNLEITNYNPAEEGGISMEAWEAKNITDWFDNPTAGYDLTPNTNKVGVRVNAQDLGEVNHIHLVNLDIHGINGDNEDKNNGGIYMEITGSIVPTYYNDFLVEGCHIYDVDRTGMSNVSTWDDRTLTNNGNWTPTLNFIVRNNVFERSGANALILRNAKDPIIEYNLFHQCAVKGSGNAAFNFNTDGCVFQYNEARFTKGNIGDEDAGGLDSDFRTKNTILQYNYVHDNAYGMLATGGGFSTSFNDNTIFRYNVIERDGLVARENGEKFAFKLSGKITNTTFHNNVIYLSAEQTGVDVMFHKQWSGKPANTKYYNNIYYLEGSNHGYDVSASTGNTFSNNLFYKAGTNITVPSGNNSITTDPLFVAVNAGPQGYKLKAGSPAIGSGLEIAGNTSVGYFGNPIPATGAIDRGIHRFSTMNTSNTPGGFSKDEFDVYLLIGQSNMAGRGEIGTLDEAPLTNAYLFNDADGWENAETPLNKYSTVGKDISNQKLNPGYVFARKLTEYTNRGIGLVVNARGGTKIELWEKGYSGADDMDLYEEAVARLLEAKKAGVFKGILWHQGESNQNSSSGYMAKLKQLVMDLRADLGENAFFVAGEINKWRPESEPINTVISSISNDINQASYIKSDDLAPINGDLTDPHFDTFSQRILGGLYADEILKNVYNMSPGVATLYSQCDYEGYAVSLRTGIYNLEELEKRGVIDNDIRSLKLDAGYEVLLFTEQQTGQSELISTSNDCLSGITANDVSFVVVGETGSTSSMLSTNDVIKKFGGVIISPNPAKKKIKIIFSLNASVASISKVQIIDLQGRVINLDTKNSITTHNTIEFDLNHLDLASGLYVVKLVTPDYSFNKKLIIK; encoded by the coding sequence ATGAAAAATTACATCTTCTTAATGTTAATGGCAATGTGCGTTGAATTTTCGGCTCAAAACATTCAAAGATTAAGCCCAACAGATGATACTTATGCCGATGGAGGAAAGTCCACAGAAATTTTGGGGAATACCCAATCACAGCAAATGTGGGTTAAAACAGGTTCTTCTGCCGCTTTTACAAGAATGGGATTTATCAAATTTGATATTTCGGGCCTTAGTCTAGCCGACGTAGGTACTGCAAAACTAAGATTGTATTGTTATGATACACAGAGCACAGATATGATGATTAGTGCTTTTAATATTGATGAAACATGGAGCGAAAGTACGCTTACTTGGGACAATCAACCGGTTATGATTTCGCCATCGGTTCGCAGCCAAAAAGTAGAAGAAAATGCTTATGTAGAATGGCAAATAACCAGATTGGTCCAAGATGCCGTCACCTTAGGGAAAACCAGCATCTCTTTAGGTTTGTCCGATGAAAATGGAGATAATAAATTGGCGCGTTTTTACACCAAGGAATCTACAGATCCTAATAAACCGCAATTGTATATAAGCGATGAAATTGAAGATTACCAAGCATTGGGCACAATTGAAGATGCCATGGTAGTTGGTGGCAGCAATGCGAATACTAATTACGGAACAGACACAGGTATTCAAGTAAAAGCGGGCTCTTCCAACAATTCTTTTGTTAAAAAAGGACTTTTGAAATTTGACTTAAATCAAATTGATGTCAATAAAGTAAGTACCGTAGGAACTGCAAGATTAAGATTATATTTTACAAGCTCTAACAATTCCACGCCCGATTTAGATTTATCCATTTTGCCTGTTGAAAATACATGGGATGAGGAAACTGTCACTTGGAATTCCTATCCTGCTTTTATCGATACAAATCCACTCCGGACTACGGAAGTTTTACCTGGTGAATTGAATAAGTATTATGAATGGGATATTTCTGCTTATGTCATAGCAAAATTGGCAGAAGCAGGAGACGGTGGTGTTTTATCATTGACTGTTTTAGATCTTGCTGGTGATAATAACGGATTGACCTTTTACAGTAAAGAAGCTGCCAATTTCCATCCTATGTTGGAGTTGTTGGAAGAACCCACCAATGTGTCACCACCAAGTACTGCCATTACTGGTATTCACTATTTAGATTTCTTGAATGGCGACGATGCTAATAATGGAAATAGCCCTGCAACAGCATGGAAAACTTTATCAAAACTGAATGCATCTACTTTTGGAGCAGGCGCAAGAATATTGTTTAAAACAGGACAATCGTGGACAGGAACTTTAAAATTAAAAGGTTCGGGTGAAGCTGGCAACCCAATTGTTGTTGCAAGTTATGGGAAAGGAGCTAAACCAATCATTCATGGTGCAGGAGCATCAGAAACCATTCATTTAGATGGCAATGAATATGTAGAAATAAGAAATTTAGAAATCACCAATTATAATCCAGCTGAAGAAGGGGGTATTTCCATGGAAGCTTGGGAAGCCAAAAACATAACGGATTGGTTTGATAATCCAACAGCTGGTTATGATTTAACGCCAAACACCAATAAAGTAGGAGTAAGGGTCAATGCGCAAGATCTAGGAGAAGTAAATCATATCCATTTGGTTAATTTGGATATTCATGGTATCAATGGTGATAATGAAGATAAAAATAACGGTGGCATCTATATGGAAATCACAGGCAGCATAGTGCCAACTTATTACAATGATTTTTTGGTAGAAGGCTGTCATATATACGATGTGGACAGAACGGGGATGTCCAATGTAAGTACTTGGGATGATAGAACCTTAACCAACAATGGAAACTGGACACCAACCTTGAATTTTATTGTAAGAAATAATGTTTTTGAAAGATCGGGTGCCAATGCCCTAATTCTTAGAAATGCCAAAGATCCAATTATAGAGTATAACTTGTTTCATCAATGTGCTGTAAAGGGCTCAGGTAATGCGGCTTTTAATTTTAATACCGATGGGTGCGTTTTTCAATATAACGAAGCTCGTTTTACCAAAGGGAACATTGGAGATGAAGATGCTGGCGGATTGGATAGTGACTTTAGAACCAAAAACACCATCCTCCAATATAATTATGTGCATGACAACGCTTATGGTATGTTGGCAACAGGTGGGGGGTTTTCAACATCTTTTAACGATAATACAATTTTTAGATACAACGTTATTGAACGTGATGGTTTGGTAGCTCGTGAAAACGGGGAGAAATTTGCGTTTAAGTTGTCCGGAAAAATAACCAATACAACATTCCATAACAACGTTATTTATTTATCGGCAGAACAAACAGGGGTTGATGTGATGTTTCATAAACAATGGTCAGGAAAACCAGCTAATACAAAATACTATAATAATATTTATTACCTAGAAGGAAGCAACCATGGGTATGATGTAAGCGCAAGTACCGGAAATACGTTTTCCAATAACCTGTTTTATAAAGCTGGTACTAATATAACAGTGCCAAGCGGTAACAATAGCATAACAACAGATCCTTTATTTGTAGCTGTTAATGCTGGTCCGCAAGGTTACAAGCTTAAAGCAGGTTCGCCAGCCATAGGTTCAGGGTTGGAGATTGCAGGAAATACTTCCGTAGGGTATTTTGGAAATCCTATTCCTGCAACAGGCGCTATCGATAGGGGGATACATCGATTTAGTACCATGAATACCAGTAATACACCAGGTGGCTTTTCAAAAGATGAATTTGATGTGTATTTATTGATTGGACAATCCAATATGGCTGGACGTGGCGAAATTGGTACTTTGGACGAAGCACCATTGACCAATGCTTATTTATTTAATGATGCAGATGGTTGGGAAAATGCCGAAACGCCTCTAAATAAATATTCAACGGTAGGAAAAGATATTTCTAATCAAAAATTAAATCCCGGTTATGTGTTTGCAAGAAAATTGACGGAATATACCAATAGAGGTATTGGTTTGGTTGTAAATGCTAGGGGAGGCACTAAAATTGAACTTTGGGAAAAAGGTTACTCTGGTGCAGATGATATGGATTTATATGAAGAAGCCGTTGCCCGTTTATTGGAAGCCAAAAAGGCAGGTGTTTTTAAAGGAATTTTATGGCACCAAGGTGAATCCAACCAAAACTCAAGTAGTGGTTACATGGCCAAATTGAAACAATTGGTAATGGATTTAAGAGCTGATTTAGGCGAAAACGCCTTTTTTGTTGCCGGTGAAATCAATAAATGGCGTCCGGAATCTGAGCCTATAAATACGGTTATCAGTAGTATTTCCAACGATATCAATCAAGCAAGCTATATCAAATCAGACGATTTGGCACCTATAAATGGTGATTTGACCGATCCACATTTTGATACCTTCAGCCAACGTATTTTAGGAGGGCTTTATGCCGATGAAATTCTTAAAAATGTTTACAACATGAGTCCAGGTGTTGCAACGTTGTATTCCCAATGTGATTACGAAGGGTATGCCGTAAGTTTAAGAACAGGAATTTATAATTTGGAAGAACTGGAAAAAAGAGGTGTTATTGATAATGATATTCGTTCCCTAAAATTAGATGCTGGTTACGAAGTTTTATTGTTCACAGAACAGCAAACAGGACAATCAGAATTAATCAGTACTTCTAATGATTGTTTGTCTGGTATTACAGCAAATGACGTGTCTTTTGTGGTTGTAGGAGAAACGGGCAGCACAAGTAGTATGCTTTCTACAAACGATGTTATTAAAAAGTTTGGTGGGGTAATTATCAGTCCGAATCCAGCAAAAAAAAAAATAAAGATAATTTTTTCATTAAACGCTTCGGTAGCTAGTATTTCGAAAGTACAAATTATCGATTTACAAGGTAGAGTTATTAATTTGGATACTAAAAATAGTATTACAACCCATAACACCATAGAGTTTGATTTGAACCATTTAGACTTAGCTTCAGGACTTTATGTTGTAAAATTGGTAACGCCAGACTATAGTTTTAATAAAAAGTTGATTATCAAATAA
- a CDS encoding sugar-binding domain-containing protein, whose protein sequence is MKKLKSLSLLAIGFVTVMLSAQNVRNTYTINSDWQFHKGDVSTQVSSENNNDWESVSIPHTWNAEDAFDDTPDYYRDMGVYKKSIFFSEKDKNKSIQIYFEGANQETEVFVNGTSVGLHIGGYTAFSFAITEQINFGKANDIVVKVTNKFNEDIPTLTGDFTFFGGIYRDVYIQKMNPVHFEDGHYTAKNVLISTPKVTKENASILFKGQVTNETASKIEIEVVQSVRNAGKQVVKEIKTAYRLKSNETIAFEQNISEFKNPNLWSPDNPYLYEVITKIVDIKTKKF, encoded by the coding sequence ATGAAAAAATTAAAATCACTTAGTTTACTTGCCATTGGTTTTGTTACCGTGATGTTGTCAGCGCAAAACGTCAGGAACACTTATACCATAAATTCAGATTGGCAATTCCATAAAGGGGATGTTTCAACTCAAGTGAGTTCTGAAAATAATAATGATTGGGAATCGGTTTCTATTCCTCATACATGGAATGCCGAAGATGCTTTTGATGATACCCCAGATTATTATCGAGATATGGGTGTATATAAAAAATCGATTTTTTTCTCAGAAAAAGATAAAAATAAATCCATTCAAATATATTTTGAAGGGGCAAATCAAGAAACTGAAGTATTTGTAAACGGAACGTCCGTAGGTTTGCATATTGGTGGTTATACGGCTTTTTCTTTCGCTATTACAGAACAGATAAATTTTGGTAAAGCTAACGACATCGTTGTAAAAGTAACCAATAAGTTTAATGAAGATATTCCAACATTAACAGGAGATTTTACGTTTTTTGGAGGTATTTATCGTGATGTTTATATTCAAAAAATGAATCCTGTGCATTTCGAAGATGGTCATTATACCGCAAAGAATGTTCTAATTAGTACACCAAAGGTTACCAAAGAAAATGCGTCCATTCTATTTAAAGGACAAGTAACAAACGAAACCGCTTCAAAAATAGAAATTGAAGTAGTGCAATCTGTTAGAAACGCAGGCAAACAAGTTGTAAAAGAAATAAAGACCGCTTATCGTTTAAAATCAAACGAAACTATAGCCTTTGAACAAAATATTTCAGAGTTTAAAAATCCTAATCTTTGGTCGCCAGATAATCCATATTTATATGAAGTCATTACGAAAATTGTAGATATAAAGACTAAAAAGTTTTAG
- a CDS encoding sialate O-acetylesterase has translation MNFKHPFCLVVLFFFTSVVCAQLKLPAIFSDQMVLQQKGIVPIWGWATPRETIRISNNWSTEKVSVVTGQDGIWRTSISTAKAGGPFKLKVKSSKQTIILKDVLLGEVWVCSGQSNMGFTLGSSLNGKEEVAKAYYPNIRYLDVERQISDTPLMDLPGSKWTAVHPNNADKYTAVGVFFAEKLQKALHVPVGIIEVAWGGTAADNWTPKEVLENDPKLNIALKRYQEWQADFKMDSIGYYAQLEAKKNGVIDKTPEMPTSLFIKARPHRAPSTLYNGLINPLTNFGIKGVLWYQGETNRKWHDEYAYLFEAMIASWRKAWKKELPFYFVQIAPFKGSIDEVSAIMEAQLQVYRKIENTGMVVTMDVGNIDDIHPTNKKPVGERLANWALSKSYDFKEITVSGPLFNGTQIKDDKLYVKFDFAESGLKSEGQPKGFEIVEFKNNGTQNAPQTIFPKIENELLVFDIKNIEKPFILRYGWADKWNMQMCSTMLVYLHPHLEF, from the coding sequence ATGAATTTCAAACACCCATTTTGTCTTGTTGTTTTATTTTTTTTCACGTCTGTAGTTTGTGCACAATTAAAATTACCAGCTATTTTTTCAGACCAAATGGTATTGCAGCAAAAAGGCATTGTGCCTATTTGGGGTTGGGCAACCCCTAGAGAAACGATTCGTATTTCTAATAATTGGTCTACCGAAAAAGTAAGTGTAGTCACAGGACAAGATGGTATTTGGAGAACCAGTATCTCAACGGCAAAGGCAGGTGGACCGTTCAAATTAAAAGTAAAATCTTCCAAACAAACTATTATTTTAAAGGATGTATTATTAGGAGAAGTTTGGGTCTGTTCTGGACAATCCAATATGGGATTCACATTAGGTTCTAGCTTAAATGGAAAAGAAGAGGTTGCTAAAGCCTATTATCCAAACATTCGTTATTTGGATGTAGAGCGTCAAATAAGCGACACGCCTTTAATGGATTTGCCAGGTTCAAAATGGACGGCGGTACATCCCAATAATGCTGATAAGTACACAGCTGTTGGTGTGTTTTTTGCAGAAAAATTACAAAAAGCATTACATGTGCCAGTTGGTATTATTGAAGTAGCTTGGGGTGGTACGGCAGCCGATAACTGGACACCCAAAGAAGTTCTAGAAAACGACCCTAAATTGAATATTGCTTTAAAACGCTACCAAGAATGGCAAGCAGATTTTAAAATGGATTCTATTGGGTATTATGCACAACTGGAAGCCAAAAAAAATGGGGTTATTGACAAAACTCCAGAAATGCCAACTTCCTTGTTTATAAAAGCCAGACCGCACAGAGCTCCCAGTACTTTGTACAACGGACTGATAAATCCGTTAACCAATTTTGGCATCAAAGGTGTACTTTGGTATCAAGGAGAAACCAATAGAAAATGGCACGATGAATATGCCTATTTGTTTGAAGCTATGATTGCCAGTTGGAGAAAAGCCTGGAAAAAAGAGTTGCCATTTTATTTTGTTCAAATAGCGCCCTTTAAAGGGAGTATAGATGAGGTTTCTGCCATTATGGAAGCTCAATTACAAGTTTACAGAAAAATTGAAAATACAGGCATGGTGGTTACTATGGACGTTGGGAATATTGATGATATTCATCCTACGAATAAAAAACCAGTAGGAGAACGCTTAGCAAACTGGGCATTATCTAAAAGTTATGATTTTAAAGAAATCACCGTTTCTGGCCCTTTGTTTAATGGCACCCAAATAAAAGATGATAAGTTATATGTTAAGTTCGATTTTGCTGAATCTGGTTTGAAATCGGAAGGGCAACCAAAAGGTTTTGAAATCGTAGAATTTAAAAATAACGGGACACAAAATGCACCCCAAACAATATTTCCTAAAATTGAAAATGAACTGTTAGTTTTCGATATAAAGAATATTGAAAAACCGTTTATTCTACGCTACGGATGGGCGGATAAATGGAATATGCAAATGTGTTCAACAATGCTGGTTTACCTGCATCCTCATTTAGAGTTTTGA
- a CDS encoding malectin encodes MKNTSRQKYGTDQNIKNTNNDPIFQTAQVGLEAFKMQVPDGFYELTLHFAELISDKEKIELAYNLDSNSEKEDLNSDRVFDVLINGKVILENFNLAKDYGTEKAVSIKIKQLIENKEGVTISFKAIKGEPILNAVELRKVY; translated from the coding sequence ATGAAAAACACATCACGTCAAAAATATGGTACCGATCAAAATATAAAGAATACCAATAACGATCCTATTTTTCAAACGGCACAAGTGGGGCTTGAAGCATTTAAGATGCAAGTGCCTGATGGTTTTTATGAATTGACCTTACACTTTGCAGAATTGATTTCAGATAAAGAAAAAATAGAACTCGCTTATAATTTAGATTCTAATTCTGAAAAAGAAGACTTAAATAGCGATAGAGTATTTGATGTTTTGATAAACGGAAAAGTAATTCTTGAAAATTTCAATTTAGCGAAAGATTATGGTACTGAAAAAGCAGTATCAATCAAAATCAAACAATTAATTGAGAATAAAGAAGGTGTTACCATTTCCTTTAAAGCCATAAAAGGGGAACCCATTTTAAATGCCGTTGAACTTAGAAAGGTATATTAA